GGTGAGGAGCTACGGCCCGTACGCTTCCTTCGACCGGAGCGACTCGGCCACCCTGCAGGTGCTCAAGGACGCCATCATCAACGGCGGCGCGCTCCAGCTCACGCCCGACACCCGCAACAGCGACGCCTACCTCGTCAACAAATCCGGCTCCGTCCTCCTCAAGCAGCCCTTCACGATCTGGCACACTCTCCCCGACGACGAGACCGAGGTCCccggtggcggcaacggcggcaccGGCACCGGCCGtgcgccgcggccgcagcctccgcgtGTCCGTGTCGTGTCGTTCAACAGCACCTTCTCCATGAACGTGTTCTACGACAAGGCGGTCCCCGGCGAGGGCCTGGCGTTCGTCATCGCGCCCTCGCTCGACAAGCCGCCTCCCGGCAGCCACGGCGGGTTCCTCGGCCTCACCAACGCGACGCTGCAGGCCGCCGGCCCATCCAAGAACCGCTTCGTGGCGATCGAGTTCGACACCTTCAACCAGAGCCACGACCCGAGCGCTAACCACGTCGGCCTCGACATCGGCAGCGTCGTGTCCAACGCCACGGCCAACCTCGCCGACTTCAACATCACCATCGCCACCAACGCCCAGACGTCCGCCAACTACACCGTCTGGATCGAGTACGACGGCGTGGGCCGGCGTGTCACGGTGTACATGGGCGGCAAGGGGAAACCGAAGCCGGCGACCCCGGTCCTGGCCAGCCCGCTGGACCTCAGCGAGCACGTCCCCGAGCAGGCATACATCGGCTTCACGGCTTCCACGGGCACCACCTTCGAGCTCAACTGCATCCTGGAATGGAGCATGTCAATCGAGACCTTccccaagaaggagaagaaggagtggATAATCCTCGTCGCCGTCTTCGCGTCCGTCGCCGTGATCGCCACCGCCATTGCCGCCTTCTTCCTGGCCAGAATGTCGCGGGCGAGGCGCAAGATACAGAGGAGCCAGACGCGGCTGGGGCACACGCTGAGCCACCTCCCGGGGATGCCGAGGGAGTTCTCGTACGAGATGCTGAGGAAGGCGACCAAGAACTTCGACGAGCGGCTGCGGCTGGGGAAAGGAGGGTACGGCGTCGTGTACAAGGGGACGCTCCCTGCCGAGCACGGCCAGACGGAGCCGTCGGAGGTCGCCGTGAAGAAGTTCATCCGGGATGATGCCAGGTGCGTCGAGGACTTCGTCAAGGAGGTGGACATCATCAACCGCCTTCGCCACAAGAACATCGTGCCCCTCATTGGTATGTGCATGAATCCCTCACTTAATCACATGATCATTGTTTATCAGCCGAGACTTGACTAGGAAAATGATGGTTTAGTCCTAATCAACCGTTCTCTAGTTAGTTTTGCTGCTTCCGTTTGTATTTTAAGGCATTGACAAGTCCAAGTGATGGAGTAGATGCCAGTACTCTATTCAGATCACAACGCGTTTATGCAATCGTTAACGGGCTACCAAACGTAGCATTGTCACTTGCTACACGAAACGTGAATGATCAAATGTAGTTATATCTATAGTCTCTTTGAATTTTCTACTATCTGAGGACCAAGGTGCAACAAAAATAGATTATTGGTTAGGTGATGGTTCTGAACGTCTAGTTGCGTTTTTGGTGCAGGTTGGTGTTACAAGAAAGGGCAGCTGCTGCTGGTGTACGAGTACATGCCCAACGGCAGCCTCGACCAGCACCTCTTCCGGCGCGGCGGCGCCCAGGAGCAGCGGGCGGCGCCGCTCAGCTGGGCGAGCCGCTACGGCATCGTCGCCGACGTTGCCTCTGGCCTGCACTACGTGCACCACGAGTATGGCCGCACGGTGCTCCACCGCGACATCAAGGCCAGCAACGTCATGCTGGACGCGTCCTTCTCGGCGCGCCTCGGGGACTTCGGCCTCGCCCGCGTCATCGACTTCGACCGGAGCTCCTTCACCGACATCGGCGTCGCCGGCACGCGCGGTTACATCGCGCCGGAGTACTCCGTGGGGCACAAGGCCACGAGCCAGACGGACGTGTTCGCCTTCGGCGCGCTCGTGCTGGAGGTCGTCACGGGCCGCACCGCGCTGCGCGACGACGCGACCTGCCCGCTGCTGGTTGACTTCGTGTGGCGGATGCACGGCCGCGGCGCGCTGGTCGGGGCCGTGGACCAGGATCTCGGCACGGCAGGGTACGACTCCGACGAGGCCAACAGGCTGCTGCTCCTCGGACTCGCGTGCAGCAGCCCCAACCCCGGGGACAGGCCCACCATGCCGGAGGTGCTGCAGATCGTGTCCAAGaaggcgccgccgccggaggtgcCGCTGTTCAAGCCGACCTTCGTGTGGCCGCCGGAAGGGGGAGCGGCGCACTTCAGCCTGAGCGACATCGAGATGACGACGAGCAGCGGGGGCAGCTACGTCGGCACAGGCACTGGTTCGTCGACGCGCGCGACGCAGGAGACATCCTACGACAGCTTCCGGCAGCCGCCCTCGGCACCAAACAACAGCCAGGAGTACTTCCCCGCTCTGTCCTCCGGCCGGTGACGAAGTTAACATATGTAAACTGTAAAACTGGCCATGAGCGAAAGGTAATCATAGTAAATGTAAATACATGTAGATATTACGTGCTTAGTAGTACGGTGTTCTTCATTAGTTTGTTCAAGCTAGGGAATGAGAGGTACgtgttgctctggcaaggaggagaTCTTACCTTGCAAAGCCATATGGCAAGGTTCACTGCAGATCGACGAGTCCAAGTGAAGCCCAAGTGTCTACTCTAATGTGTATCAGCTAGCTAGTCCTATGATTTTCAGAAGTGAGGCTAGTGTTGTTAATATGCTTTGGTTATTTGTTTTGGTTTCTTGAGTAACAAAGatccaaaaaatgtttgtgataatGCGAAGAGGAGAAGTGGAAAATCGTGTTAATCCAGCATGTTTTACTTTCTGTATGCGACATCTATCATTTCTTTCCGAAGAGAACGTGATCCCTTTCTTAGCTTGATTTTTAAATGAGCATCCTTTTTATTAGTTTTGTCGAGGAATAAACATAGGATTGGATCGTTCAATGACAAACCAACAATAGCATTAACGATGCAACACCATCATTTGGAAGATGGCCGCTACCCGCTTGACTCGGCGACCTCGGCATACAAATGGGCCTGCTaagtctcagtcgagtgagacttaAGTTCGAGTCGATGCTATATCCACAGAATCTTACGTTGAGATCCGAGCAAAAAAATTTTAtagtttttattatttctttcttacatgttatgtcacttgacttagacttggttaagtcttggttaagtcttagtcgactgagacctaACCACACCCGCATACAAAATACCAGTCCTCGGGTTGGTCTCGACCAACATGGACAAAAATAATCTTTTATATTTCAATAGCTAACCCTCACTAACTATTTGAGAGCACATGCAGCTGTGCCACCTCATCACCCACAATAAGAAATTAATTGCATGCTTGCAAATGTCCTTCATATCCATTTTTtcttgagagaattccttatttaacactgtgtctaaattttatgccctatTTGACATCGACAAATAGTTTCTTCCCTATATAGCAacgagtctaaattttatgccttttataaCACTTATGTCCATTTTTAGCCTAAATGATACTTGAAAAGATCCTTTTGCCCCTCAAGTGGTATGTTTGGGTGCACGTGCTTTTCAATAATTTCTTTATCATTTTTATTAATAATTATTATACTATTAATTGTTGGattttcttatggagctcacaTAATCTATTTTAAATATCTGAGTTTTCTTTTAGTGCAGGATCTCCAAGGAAGAATATATGTATGTCTAGATACATTATATAGTGGATGCATACATTAGATGATTTATCATTGCTTTTGTACGTAGTGCATGGCAAAATTGCCCACGCGTACAATTGGATGCATGCATCGAAGGCCATACACGGCAGTAGCATGTACTCCGTATGTGGCTTATGGCTCAAGCAGATGTATGCTGTATGCACACAATTCTGAATACCCACACGTCTATGCTGCACGTACAGAATACACATAGCCATGtatgtgtgtgcgtgtgtacgtGCGTGTTAATGCTGCTGCGTGTGTGCTGCGTGCGTGTGCGCTGTTGTGTGCGCGCGTGCGTATGTGCAGTGTGCTGCTGTGTGCGTGCTCCTGCCGATGGGTGCGTGTGCGCTACTGCCTCATTGATGTTATGTGTATACTACTGCACCTCACACACACATATATCACATGAGGAGCAAATGAGTCTTTTtaggtgtcatttaggctcaaaatggatGAAAGTATCATAAAAGGCATAAAATTTTAATTCGTTGTTAGATAAGGAAGAAAAAGTTTTTGAGTGTTAAATAAGGAAACAAAATTTAAaatagtgttaaataaggaattctctcttttttcttctccCACACTTATGCGGTATTTTCTTGGAACTATCTACTGATGAGTGCACATATGTTGTGATAAAAATATGCAATATATTATTAATTTAAATATTCATGTTCATACAATCAAATTTCATGAAAATATATTGTAACAAATTCCCGCGACAATATGCAAGGTGTCATCTAGGTTGATAAATATGGGGGCGCCGAAGTGCAAGATGTTCGAAATAGGGTTTGGATGGCCGACTGCCTCGTGAAAGGTGGAACGCCAAACTGTGGACTATATATCTCTTATGCAGCCGTGCCGGCTGCTCACTTGCTCTTCTTATGTCGCTACTCCGTTCGGCTCTAGCACATCGTAAAAGGTCGGATTGAGCTGCATCCCCATGAACCATATACAAGGAGCGGCACAATTCTtagtagtacttcctccgtttcataatataagGTATTTTTTTAAACTGTGTTAGCTtgtaaaaatattttatattatgggacggagaaaAAACAAATGTAATAGTAGGTCATTATGTGGTGAGTCAACTTACATCCAACGaacggcatccatcttcaatctctcgtcttcttccttcagcaccgccgggaccacctcccgcctcctactgctagcagctctgcttagtacgcttcgctatgaagcgctactccaccgttggccaggccatccctccacacctccacacctcttgttcttctccaccgactgccgaaccacaccgcactagaaccagttaaccctcgtacacctctctgtccgCGACTCTACTCctgcatcttcccatctccggctcgttgctgtccggagcctcgccgacgtccaccaccttggatgcgcacggtgcggcgtggtcaacatggtcaacgaacgacaccgtcggaagtagactgtgcgtggagaggctgacagctaggtccgcggccgcacacaaggaaatgcctccttattacgcgcaaaataatgattcctccacttgacatctgggacccaccggaagggcctctgtatttcgcgaaataaaTTGCCCCCCGcggacatgtcggacccaccagctatcttcccacgcaaggaagtgcctccttattatgcacaaaaaaatgaatattcctcttgccagctggaacccagcatagtgggaggctgacttgtgggcctaccaagttgacggggacggagggctttgtcaacttagtcaatatgaacgattctagctcctgttaccgtacgatgttcatccaacggccatagtgcttcttcaacctctggtcttcttgctccagccgcccaaaccagtgtcggtcgtgccgcgtgctcctgcctcccgtggccggctatgatactgcggaggcctcaccgccccctactactcccaccgctggccaggccatccctctactcacccacaccccctgttattctgcggcgacagcagcctcacaccgcagccgaaccagtgaaccctcgtagtcctctttgcgtgggcatcactgctgcatcttccccggctccgagtcgtccccttcctagtcctcaccgtcgtccaccgccctggtgctctcggcgcggcgtggtcaacgtggtcaatgatcgacttccatcggaagagtactatacgtggagagcctgacaactgggtccacgacagccgcaaggaagtgcctccttattacgcggaaaataattattcctctacctgacagcggggacccatcggacgggccaccagtattttgcgaaaaaaatcgtttcccctgactgctgggacccaccagacgggccaccgtatttcgcgaaaaaacgttccccccgctgtcagctcggacccaccggaagtgcctccttattacgcataaaaaaatgaatactcccccggctagctgggacccaccttgctgggaggatgacttgtgggcctactaagttgacggggacgaagggctttgtcaacttagtcaatatgaacgattctagctccagtgaccgtataatgtccatccaacgaccgtagtgcttcttcaacctctggtcttcttgctccagccgcccaaagcagcgccggtcgtgccgcatgctcctgcctcccgtggccggttgtgctaccgcagaggcctcaccgccccctactattcccaccgctggccaggccctg
The sequence above is drawn from the Triticum aestivum cultivar Chinese Spring chromosome 7A, IWGSC CS RefSeq v2.1, whole genome shotgun sequence genome and encodes:
- the LOC123151735 gene encoding probable L-type lectin-domain containing receptor kinase S.5, coding for MARHDSLRRFGASCLVAVLFLWLCAAFVCSAREQRPLRELEERVVVRSYGPYASFDRSDSATLQVLKDAIINGGALQLTPDTRNSDAYLVNKSGSVLLKQPFTIWHTLPDDETEVPGGGNGGTGTGRAPRPQPPRVRVVSFNSTFSMNVFYDKAVPGEGLAFVIAPSLDKPPPGSHGGFLGLTNATLQAAGPSKNRFVAIEFDTFNQSHDPSANHVGLDIGSVVSNATANLADFNITIATNAQTSANYTVWIEYDGVGRRVTVYMGGKGKPKPATPVLASPLDLSEHVPEQAYIGFTASTGTTFELNCILEWSMSIETFPKKEKKEWIILVAVFASVAVIATAIAAFFLARMSRARRKIQRSQTRLGHTLSHLPGMPREFSYEMLRKATKNFDERLRLGKGGYGVVYKGTLPAEHGQTEPSEVAVKKFIRDDARCVEDFVKEVDIINRLRHKNIVPLIGWCYKKGQLLLVYEYMPNGSLDQHLFRRGGAQEQRAAPLSWASRYGIVADVASGLHYVHHEYGRTVLHRDIKASNVMLDASFSARLGDFGLARVIDFDRSSFTDIGVAGTRGYIAPEYSVGHKATSQTDVFAFGALVLEVVTGRTALRDDATCPLLVDFVWRMHGRGALVGAVDQDLGTAGYDSDEANRLLLLGLACSSPNPGDRPTMPEVLQIVSKKAPPPEVPLFKPTFVWPPEGGAAHFSLSDIEMTTSSGGSYVGTGTGSSTRATQETSYDSFRQPPSAPNNSQEYFPALSSGR